In a genomic window of Streptomyces sp. NBC_01231:
- a CDS encoding acyl-CoA dehydrogenase, giving the protein MGHYKSNLRDIEFNLFEVLGRDKLYGTGPFAEMDTDTAKSILEELTRLSENELAESFTDADRNPPVFDPETNTAPVPASFKKGYQAFMDSEYWRLGLPEEIGGTTAPRSLIWAYAELVLGANPAVWMYSSGPAFAGVLFEEGNDVQKKIAQIAVDKQWGSTMVLTEPDAGSDVGAGRTKAVQQEDGSWHIEGVKRFITSGEHDMSENILHYVLARPEGAGPGTKGLSLFLVPKYLFDFETGELGERNGAYATNVEHKMGLKASNTCEMTFGDRHPAKGWLIGDKHDGIRQMFRIIEFARMMVGTKAISTLSTGYLNALEYAKERVQGPDLANFMDKAAPKVTITHHPDVRRSLMTQKAYAEGMRALVMYTAAVQDEIQVKETNGEDASTEHALNDLLLPIVKGYGSEKAYELLAQSLQTFGGSGFLQEYPIEQYIRDAKIDTLYEGTTAIQGQDFFFRKIVRNQGAALNSLAEDIKKFLALGTGGEELSAAREHLAKAAVELEAIVGLMLTDLAATEQDVKNIYKVGLNSTRLLLASGDVVVGYLLLKGAAIAAEKLETASTKAVSAKDVAFYTGKIAAAKFFAANVLPGVTLARKIAEGVELDLMELDEAAF; this is encoded by the coding sequence ATGGGGCACTACAAGTCGAATCTCCGCGACATCGAGTTCAACCTCTTCGAGGTGCTCGGGCGCGACAAGCTGTACGGGACCGGTCCGTTCGCGGAGATGGACACGGACACCGCGAAGAGCATCCTCGAGGAGCTGACCCGCCTCTCGGAGAACGAGCTGGCGGAGTCCTTCACCGACGCCGACCGCAACCCGCCGGTGTTCGACCCGGAGACCAACACCGCGCCCGTACCGGCGTCCTTCAAGAAGGGCTACCAGGCCTTCATGGACTCCGAGTACTGGCGCCTCGGCCTGCCCGAGGAGATCGGCGGCACGACCGCGCCCCGCTCCCTGATCTGGGCCTACGCGGAGCTGGTCCTCGGCGCCAACCCGGCCGTGTGGATGTACTCCTCCGGCCCCGCCTTCGCGGGCGTCCTCTTCGAGGAGGGCAACGACGTACAGAAGAAGATCGCGCAGATCGCCGTCGACAAGCAGTGGGGTTCGACGATGGTCCTCACCGAGCCCGACGCGGGCTCCGACGTGGGCGCCGGCCGCACCAAGGCGGTCCAGCAGGAGGACGGCTCCTGGCACATCGAGGGCGTGAAGCGGTTCATCACGTCCGGTGAGCACGACATGTCGGAGAACATCCTCCACTACGTGCTGGCCAGGCCGGAGGGTGCCGGGCCCGGTACCAAGGGGCTCTCCCTCTTCCTCGTCCCCAAGTACCTCTTCGACTTCGAGACCGGCGAGCTGGGCGAGCGCAACGGCGCCTACGCCACCAACGTCGAGCACAAGATGGGCCTGAAGGCCTCCAACACCTGCGAGATGACCTTCGGCGACCGGCACCCCGCCAAGGGCTGGCTGATCGGCGACAAGCACGACGGCATCCGCCAGATGTTCCGGATCATCGAGTTCGCCCGGATGATGGTCGGCACGAAGGCGATCTCCACGCTGTCGACGGGCTACCTGAACGCGCTGGAGTACGCCAAGGAGCGCGTCCAGGGCCCCGACCTGGCGAACTTCATGGACAAGGCCGCGCCCAAGGTCACCATCACGCACCACCCGGACGTGCGCCGCTCGCTGATGACGCAGAAGGCGTACGCGGAGGGCATGCGCGCCCTGGTGATGTACACCGCGGCCGTCCAGGACGAGATCCAGGTCAAGGAGACGAACGGCGAGGACGCCTCCACCGAGCACGCCCTCAACGACCTGCTCCTGCCGATCGTGAAGGGCTACGGCTCCGAGAAGGCCTACGAGCTGCTCGCCCAGTCCCTGCAGACCTTCGGCGGCTCCGGCTTCCTTCAGGAGTACCCGATCGAGCAGTACATCCGGGACGCCAAGATCGACACCCTGTACGAGGGCACCACCGCGATCCAGGGCCAGGACTTCTTCTTCCGGAAGATCGTCCGCAACCAGGGCGCGGCCCTGAACTCCCTCGCCGAGGACATCAAGAAGTTCCTGGCGCTGGGCACCGGTGGCGAGGAGCTCTCCGCGGCCCGCGAGCACCTCGCCAAGGCCGCCGTCGAGCTGGAGGCCATCGTCGGTCTGATGCTGACCGACCTCGCGGCCACTGAGCAGGACGTCAAGAACATCTACAAGGTGGGCCTGAACAGCACCCGCCTGCTGCTGGCCTCCGGCGACGTGGTCGTCGGCTACCTGCTCCTCAAGGGCGCCGCGATCGCCGCCGAGAAGCTGGAGACGGCCTCCACGAAGGCCGTCTCCGCCAAGGACGTGGCCTTCTACACCGGCAAGATCGCGGCGGCGAAGTTCTTCGCGGCCAACGTCCTGCCGGGCGTGACCCTGGCCCGCAAGATCGCCGAGGGCGTGGAGCTGGACCTGATGGAGCTGGACGAGGCCGCGTTCTGA